The genomic DNA CGCAGCCTCGTCACTTTGACCATCAGCACCGGCCTGGGGCTGATCTACACCGTCCACCACGGCATGTTCACGCTGCTGAGCGCGATCGGCCACACCCCGCCGTACCCGCAGGGCTACGAGGTGCCGGTGATCGCTGTCGGCGTGCTCGCCGCACTGGTCGGTCTGTCGATGCCGGCCTGGGGGCCGCGCGTGACCGCGCTGCGTCTCCTGATCCAGTACCGCCGCTCGTACCGCGAGCTGCAACCGCTGTGGGAGGCCTTCACCGCGGCCATGCCGATGATCGCGCTGGAAAGCCGCCCGCCGCGCTGGGACGCGGAGTTCGCGCTCTACCGGCGGGCCATCGAGATCATGGACGGCCGGAGCCGTCTGCGCGGCTACCTCAATCCGGAGCTGGCGAAGGCCGCCGAAGAGGCGGGGCGGGCCCGCGGTCTCACCGATGCGAAGCTGACGGCCGCCGTCGAGGCTGAGCTGTGGCGCGACGCTCTCGCCGCCCATGAAGCCGATTCCCAGCCGGGTGAGAAGCTGATCGAGGAGCCCCCGACCGGGAACAATCTCGCGGCGATGGTCGAGTTCCTACGTCTGGTCGCAGCGGCATGGCAACGCCCGCCGCTGATTCCGGCCGTGACCCCACGTTGATCGAGAAGGCCATGACCACCGAAACCGTTGAACCTCAGACTCCCGCCTACAAGCTCGCGAAGGTCGTCGGGGAAATCCTCGCGCCGTGGGTGGTGCTTGTCCTGCTGTCGCTCGCCGTGCCGTGGAAGGCCACCGGCTACAGCATCGGCTACACCTTGCTCTGGGGTTTCGTGATCGCGTTCTTCTGCGCGGCCGTCCCGATGGCGTTCATCGTGCGGGGCGCGAGAAAGGGCGATTGGGACGGGCACCATGTCCGCAACCGCGAAGGCCGCGTGAAGCCGCTGATCGTGTGCTTCGCCTCCACCGCGGTCGGGCTGGCGATCATGCTGACGTGGAAGGCGCCGACCGACCTGGTGTACATGGCGATCGCGATGCTGGTCTCGCTCGTCGTGACGTTCGCGATCACCAGCTGGTGGAAGATCAGCCTGCACGCCGCCGTCTCCGGCGGGGGAGTCGCCACGCTGGCCGTGGTCTATGGGCCCGTCGCCCTGTTGCTGCTGCTCGTCGTGGCGCTCATCTGCTGGTCGCGCGTCGTCACCGGCGACCACACAACAGGCCAGGTCACGGCGGGTACCGCCCTCGGGTTCGGGATCACGATCCTGACGTTCGTACCGACGTTCTGAGTCGCACCGATGTAACTTGTACATCACACGCTCCGCCTGGATGTAATTTATAGTTGACGTCCAGGCGGAGCGCTCGATACGGTGAAGACCTCACGCCGCGCGGATCAGCACTACGCGCAGCGCCGAGGAGCAGGGGGATCCTGCTGGCGACACAGACCTTCCGACACGCTTTCCCTGTGTCGCCAGCAGGACTGCAAAGTGGAGTGCCCATCGGCACCACCCCCGAAGAGACCCTTCCGGCAACCCTCGACGCCGGAAACCCTGGGGGTGACGAAAAGCGCCCGGTAGCCATCAGGCCACCGGGCGCTTTTCCTTATGTCATCAGCTATTCAGTGCGGTCTCGTACTCCTTCGCCTGGTCCGGCGTCAGGAACCGCGACACCCGAACCAACACCGCGCCCTTCACGTAGTCGTATTCGCCGACCGAGGGCAGGTTCTTCGACACCGACTGGATGAAGTCCATCCTCGCCTTCGCGCCGGCCTCGTCCGCGAACACCTCCACCGAACCGCCTCGCTCCACCGCGTCCGCGCCGAGGTACTCGACGTCGGCCGCCTTGACCCGTGAGTCGCCGAACGCCGTCTTCGACGTGTAGCCGTTCGGGCGGCCCAACAGGTGATTCGGGTCGTCCTCCGCCGTATACGCCTTGATCAGCTTCACCGAGGCGATCTTCTCACCGAGCGCCTTCGTCACGTCGTCAGCGGTCTTCGCGCTGGCGCTCTCGGCGGCCGCGCCGGTGCCGGTGGACGTCGACGAGCTACCGCTGCACGCGGCCAACGAGAACGCGGCCAGCGCAACAGATGCAGCGGCCACAGTACGGCGGATGATCACGAACCCCTCCAGCATGACGATGGTCAACGCCGGTATGTCTCGCCGACCTGATCTTGCGTTACCTGTCGCGGCCACATCGTGACCCTCCGGTGTGGACTGGCCAACGAAAGCACCACCGCCGAGCACGTGCAGCGCACCGTGAGAAGGTGCCGGGGTGAACATGCTGGGAGAGCTGCTGAACCCGGAGAACCGCCCCGACCCGTATGCGCTGTACGCGCAGTGGCGGGAGAAGTCCCCGGTCGTCAGGGTCGGTGGACCGTTCGTTGCCGTTCTGGGGCACGCTGAGGCCGAGCAGGTACTGCGCGGTGCCGACTTCGGACACCCCGAGCCAGAGGTCATCGCGGACGACGACCCCGATCACCCTGTCGACGCGCAAGGGCGAGTGGTGCGCGCGTTCGCATTCCTCAACCCGCCAGACCACACCCGGCTGCGCCGCCTGGTCTCGAAGGCGTTCACGCCGCGCGTGATCAAGGACCTGCAACCGCGGATCGAGGCGCTCACCACCGCGGCGATCGACCAGATCGTCGACGCTGGCGAGACCAACCTTATGGACACGCTCGCCGTGCCGCTGCCGGTCACGGTGATCGCGGAACTGCTGGGTGTTCCGGTCGAGGACCGGGAACGGTTCGGCGCCTGGTCAGCTGCGATGGCACGAGCGTCGGACCCCGGATTCCTGCTGCCGCCCGAGGTTGTCGAGAAGGCGGCCACGGCGCGACGCGAGTTCATCGCCTACTTCCGGGACCTGGCCGCCGCCCGCCGTCGTACGCCCGGCGAGGATCTGTTGTCCGCGCTCGTAGCGGTGTCGGACGAAGGCGAGATGCTCAGCGAGGGCGAGCTGCTGGTCACGCTCACCCTGTTGCTGGTCGCCGGTCACGAGACCACCACGAACTTGATCGGAAACGGCGTGCTCGCCCTCCTGCGTCACCCCGAGCAGTACGCCGCGCTCGCGCAGGACGGCTCGCTCGCGGAGGGGGCGGTCGAGGAGATCCTGCGCTACGACTCGCCGATCCAGCTCACCATGCGCACCGCCTTGACTCCCTCGACCCTCGGCGACGTCGAAATGGCGGCCGGTGACACAGCGCTTGTGTTCTTCGGCGCGGCCAACCGCGACCCTCGTGCACACCAGACACCCGACACCTTCGATATCGCGCACCCGCCAGCACGGCACCTGACGTTCGGCCACGGCATCCACTTCTGCCTCGGCGCGCCGCTGGCCCGGCTGGAAGGGCGCATCGTGCTGGGGGAACTTGCCCGCCGACTCCCGGATCTGCGCCTCGCGGGCGAGCCGGAATGGGCATCCACGGTGACCCTGCGCGGGCTGAGCTCCCTGCCGGTCGCGGCCACATCGTGACCACGACCGGCTGAACGGTTCCTACATCTGGTAGCTGTGCGATCGCATTCGGTCGTTTACGCTGCACGTGGGGAAAGGGCGAATGCTGGTGCGCACTGTCGCGCCCAACGACAGCGGGAGGGAAACCGCATGACCGCCCTTGCGACGGATACCAAGTTCCTGTGGTTGGAAATCACCGGCAAATGCCAGCTGGACTGCGGGCACTGCTGCGCCGACAGCGGCCCTGACGGAACCCACGGCACGATGACCACCGACCAGTGGAAAGAAGTCATCTTCGAGGCCGCCGGCCTCGGCGTCCGCCGCGTCCAGTTCATCGGCGGCGAGCCCACCCTGCACCCCGGCCTGCTCGACCTGATCCGCCACGCACACAGCTTCGCCCTGGAAATCGAGGTGTTCTCGAACCTCGTCCGCATCACGCCGACCATGTGGCGCGTGTTCAAGGAACTCGGCGTCTCCCTCGCGACCAGCTACTACTCCGACGACCCCGGCGAACACGCCGCGATCACCAAACGTCCCACCTACGCGAGGACGAAGGCCAACATCTCCATCGCCCGAAGCCTCGGGATTCCCCTCCGCGTCGGCGTCATCGACGTTCGCAACGGCCAGCGCGTCGACCAGGCCCGCGCCGAGCTCGTCGACCTCGGCGTCCCGCAAATCGGCTACGACCGGCTTCGGAAGGTCGGCCGCGGAGCTTCCTCGAGCTGCGGCACCGGCGAGAAGACAACGGACGCGACGCAGCTGTGCGGAGGCTGCGGCGACGGCGTCGCAGCGGTCATGCCGGATGGCCGGGTCCGGCCCTGCACGATGGCGCGGACAGTGACGGTCGGAGACCTCAAAAACAGGTCACTCGCTCACGTGCTCGGCAACATGCCCGCCATCCGCGAAGATCTCGTCCGCGCCGGAATGCCTGACCGCAAGAACAGTGCACCCGAGGCGTGTGCACCCGATGGCGGCAACTGCTACCCGATCAACTGTTTCCCCAGGTAGAAGACGAAACCGTGACCAGCTCCCCGACGCAGTCCGACGAAACCTTCCGCGCGTGGATGCTCACGCAGCTCGACCACGCCTCCGAAGACTTCAAGGTTACCGTCGCCGGGGAGCCGCGCTTCGGCTGGCAACTCCGGTCCGTCAGCACCCTCGTGCGGGGTGCTGACGGACCGCTCTGGCTCCGCGTCGGCTGCGAACAACGCCAGTGGGCAGACGATCCCATGTGGACCGGAATTCCCGAGTCGAACGCGATCACCGACGTTCCGAAACCGATCATCGTCAACAGCGCCACATGGAGCCACGGCGACTTGGCCGTCCGTGCCGACCTGATGACCGTGCTCGACGGCACCCCGTGCGCCCCGACCGAAGTCCTACGGCAGCCGCTCGACGTCGACGACAGCTGGTTCGCCGGCCTCCGGCACGCCCTCTACCGCGTCGCCATCACCCCGACGACCCGGTTCGCCCGCCCCAGCGGCATCGATCGGCGAACCGCGCAGATCTTCGGCGCGACCACCGCGGCGGCGATGCCGATCAACCACTGGGCCACCATGCACGGTGACCTGCACTGGAACAACGTCCTCGCGCCGCGCCTCGGCATCCTCGACTGGGAGATGTGGGGATGCGGACCTGTCGGCATCGACGCCGCCACGCTGTACCTGAACAGCCTCCTGGTACCGGAGACCGCCCGGCGGGTGCACGAGACGTTCGTCGACGTCCTCGATTCCCCGGCCGGGCGGACCGCTCAGGTGTACGGGGCCGCGCGGATCATCGGCCGCGGCGACCACCCCGACCTGATCGAGCAGCTACGTCCTCACGTTCGACGCCTGCTCGCCGGCTGATTCGATCAGGTCGGCCCAGTTCGCGGGCAACGGCGCGTCGACCAGATCGGCGCTGCTGTCGCTCAGGACGTACGGGATGAGCCCGCCCAGGTTGGCGCGGGCGCTCTCCGGATACCCGGAGGCCCATTTGGCCCACTCCAGCCACTCCGTGACGAGCCCGCTTGCGGCCCACGCGGCGGCCAGCGGCCAACGCAATGTCGGCACTTCGAGGAAGCTGGCGAACAACGTGGCAGCGACGTGAGCGCCATAGTGCCGGTTGGCGAGGCTTTCCCCCTCGACCGGGACCGGCCCGCCATGCGCCGCCAGGCCCGCGCACAAGTCCGCCGCAGCCCCGGGCCGGTCCCACAACGCCTTTCTGATCCGGCCCCGCAGCAACAGCAGGATCGGCTCTGGGCAACGGGAAGTGACCTCGTCGCGCAGCAACGTCGCGGCGTGCAACGCGTCCGACGAGATGAGCAGGTCCGCCTCGAACCTGTCGTACCTGT from Amycolatopsis japonica includes the following:
- a CDS encoding MAB_1171c family putative transporter, which gives rise to MREAIQAGFQYVMVIAGLAVTIYRLVDLIRSPRRPAMWAMWSGLLMLTLAVAVGIKSFWPNSPATFIIQHLFILGCLAAFEWFYLLTIYGTRARPAEIRWYQLAMYLFTAGMVVSWGLSVIYETPDYNDFDYTAYPYVLTMVLSYTAAMAASLLTLCRLSWKWSRIADRVWLRRSLVTLTISTGLGLIYTVHHGMFTLLSAIGHTPPYPQGYEVPVIAVGVLAALVGLSMPAWGPRVTALRLLIQYRRSYRELQPLWEAFTAAMPMIALESRPPRWDAEFALYRRAIEIMDGRSRLRGYLNPELAKAAEEAGRARGLTDAKLTAAVEAELWRDALAAHEADSQPGEKLIEEPPTGNNLAAMVEFLRLVAAAWQRPPLIPAVTPR
- a CDS encoding cytochrome P450, which produces MLGELLNPENRPDPYALYAQWREKSPVVRVGGPFVAVLGHAEAEQVLRGADFGHPEPEVIADDDPDHPVDAQGRVVRAFAFLNPPDHTRLRRLVSKAFTPRVIKDLQPRIEALTTAAIDQIVDAGETNLMDTLAVPLPVTVIAELLGVPVEDRERFGAWSAAMARASDPGFLLPPEVVEKAATARREFIAYFRDLAAARRRTPGEDLLSALVAVSDEGEMLSEGELLVTLTLLLVAGHETTTNLIGNGVLALLRHPEQYAALAQDGSLAEGAVEEILRYDSPIQLTMRTALTPSTLGDVEMAAGDTALVFFGAANRDPRAHQTPDTFDIAHPPARHLTFGHGIHFCLGAPLARLEGRIVLGELARRLPDLRLAGEPEWASTVTLRGLSSLPVAATS
- a CDS encoding radical SAM protein produces the protein MTALATDTKFLWLEITGKCQLDCGHCCADSGPDGTHGTMTTDQWKEVIFEAAGLGVRRVQFIGGEPTLHPGLLDLIRHAHSFALEIEVFSNLVRITPTMWRVFKELGVSLATSYYSDDPGEHAAITKRPTYARTKANISIARSLGIPLRVGVIDVRNGQRVDQARAELVDLGVPQIGYDRLRKVGRGASSSCGTGEKTTDATQLCGGCGDGVAAVMPDGRVRPCTMARTVTVGDLKNRSLAHVLGNMPAIREDLVRAGMPDRKNSAPEACAPDGGNCYPINCFPR
- a CDS encoding phosphotransferase, encoding MTSSPTQSDETFRAWMLTQLDHASEDFKVTVAGEPRFGWQLRSVSTLVRGADGPLWLRVGCEQRQWADDPMWTGIPESNAITDVPKPIIVNSATWSHGDLAVRADLMTVLDGTPCAPTEVLRQPLDVDDSWFAGLRHALYRVAITPTTRFARPSGIDRRTAQIFGATTAAAMPINHWATMHGDLHWNNVLAPRLGILDWEMWGCGPVGIDAATLYLNSLLVPETARRVHETFVDVLDSPAGRTAQVYGAARIIGRGDHPDLIEQLRPHVRRLLAG